DNA sequence from the Gordonia polyisoprenivorans genome:
CTCGGCTCCGCTCCGCTCGGCGAGATGGCGGCCCAGTGGGCTGGCCGCGACACCCGCCGACCACACCTTGCACTGGCTCTCGATGCGTCGGGTGGTGCCGTCGGGGTCTTTGACCACCAGCCCATCGTAGTCCATGTCGACCACCATCGATCCCAGTTGGACGTCGACTCCCAGTGAGCGCAAACGCTTTTCGGCCCGCCCCCCGAGCTTGCGCCCGAACGGCGGAAGCACCGACGGCGCGGCGTCGAGCAGGATGACCCGCGCCTGCGTCGGATCGATGGAGTCGAACGCGCCGCGTAGCGTCTTGGCCGCCATCTCCGCGATCTGCCCGGCCATCTCCACCCCGGTGGCACCGGCGCCGACCACCACGAAGGTCAGCAGGCGGGCGCGCTCGTCGGGATCGGTGGACAACTCGGCCTGTTCGAAGGCGCCGAGGATACGTCCGCGGAGTTCGAGGGCGTCGTCGATGGTTTTGAGACCGGGCGCGAATTCCGCGAAATGGTCGTTGCCGAAATAGGATTGGCCGGCACCCGCGGCGACGATCAGACTGTCGTAACCGGTGATGAGTTCGCGGTCGAGGAGGCGTGAGGTGACCCTGCGCTGCTGGAGGTCGATGCTCTCCACGTCGCCGAGGACGACCCGCGCGTTGCGCTGATTGCGCAGGATGACCCGGATCGGCGGGGCGATCTGGCCCTGCGAGATGAGGCCGGTGGCCACCTGGTACAGCAGCGGCTGGAACAGGTGGTGGGTGGTGCGGGCGATGACGGTGACGTCGACATCGGCGTGGGCGAGTCGCCGGGCCGCGGCGAGCCCGCCGAAGCCCGAGCCGATGATCACCACGCGGTGGCGGCCGGTCTCCGCGGAGGATGCGGCAGCGGTGGAGTGGGCGGCATCGGTGGGTTGTGAGTGGGCCATGGCACGTTCCTTTGTCGGGGATCGACACCCAGGCGGACGATGTCTCCGAACGTGCTCCTTGCCGGTCGATTCCGGCTGCGCCAGTCGCACTGCCGAGGTTAGCGCACGGCGACGCCCGGCGCGAGGACTTTGTCGAACTCGGGCTCAGGTGAGGGCGCGCATGGCGCGGTCGGCGACCGCCGGTGAGAGGTAGTCGAGGACGGGCAGCACCGCTCGCAGGGCCGCGGGCGCGACCTCCTCGGGCTGGTGGGTGATCGCGCGGACGATCCAGTTCGCCGCCTCGGTCACATCCAGCGCATGGAGGTCGTCGTATTCCGCTGTGGGAGCGATCATCTCGGTCCGCACCAGGGGGTAGTAGACGTTGGTGGCGCAGACGCCCGGGTGGGGGCGTTCGGCGTTGAGGCTGCGTCCGAAGATCCCGAGGGCGTTCTTGGACGCGGCGTAGGCGGAAAAGCGTGGGAACGTCCCCGCCATCAGGCCCCAGGTGCAGATGTTCACGATCTGACCGGATCCGCGTTCGACCATGCCGGGCAGCAGGCCCAGCGAGAGTTGGACGGCGGCAAAGTAGTTCAGTGACATCGTGCGCTGATAGTCGTGCAGCCGCTCGGTGGAGTCGAGGATCGACCGCCGGATCGAGCGGCCCGCGTTGTTCACCAGGACGTCGATCCGCGCATCACCGAGTTCGTCGAGAAGCGCCGCCACGCCGGCCTCGTCGGACAGGTCGGCGACGATGTGGTCGCACCCGGTCTCCGACGCCAGCAACCGCAGTTCGTCGGAGCGTCGGGCGACGGCGACGAGATGGGCGCCGCGCGCGGTGAGCGCACGGACCGCCTCCCGCCCGATCCCCGCCGAGGCGCCGGTCACCAGCACGGTCAGGCCGGAGACGTCGCGACCGGGTCCGGACACCACGTTCTCCACCGCACCCGGCAGCAGCGACCGCCGCTGCGCCAGGTCGAACAGCGCCGCGGCGACATCCACCACGCGCGCCTACCCCGCGAGCGCCGAGCGCAGCTTGGCGTCGGTGTGCTTGATCGCCTGGGCCGCGAACGGATCCATGATCGCGCCCAGCGCCTTTCCGGCCAGGCCGCCGGGCAGGATGTACTCGAATTCGGCGTCGACCGTGGTGCCGCCGTCCGCGAGGTCGGCGAAGCGCCAGGTGGTGTTGGCCTGGAAGCCCTCGATGGCCTTGAGCACGATGAGTTCGTTCTCGACCCACTCGATGGTCTCGATGGTGGACTTCAGGGTCTTCGGGCCCGCTTTGATCGCGACGTCGAAGACCGATCCCTTACCGCTGGTCTGATCTGTCCGGGGGGTGAACTTGTGAATCCCGAACATGTACTCGGGAACGTTCTCGTAGTCGTTGATGTAGGCGAACACGCGATCGCGTGCCACCTCGATCGTGGACGAATGACGCACCACACTCATCGTTGTTGAACCTCCCCTGTCGACGTGAGCCGCGACCCGCCGACGGCGGCAGGTCGTGCAGCCCACAGTAGGCGGTCGGCGCGCAGGCCCGGCACACAGCCCACCGGCCCAGCGTGGCGCGGCAGACGGGTGTGGACGCGACGTCATAATCGAGGGCATGCGTTCGAGAGGGAAGATCATCGACGCGACGCTCGGCCTGATCGCCGCAGAAGGTTTTGCCGGGGCCAGTATCGCGGCCGTCGCCGCGTCGGCGGGCGTGTCGAGGCAGACGGTGTACTCGATCTTCGGTTCCCGGGAGGATCTCGTCTCCCAGGCGCTCAGTGAACTCGCGATCACCGCGATGGGTGCCATTCACGCGCGGCTCGAGGGCATCACCGATCTGACCGACTATCTCGTCGAATTCATCGTCGCGGGCCGTTCGATGGCCGCGGCCGATCCGGCTCTGTCGATGCTCATGACCTCGCAGGAAAGCCATCCGTTCTTCGACTCCGGCGCGATGTCGAGGACCCGCGAGGTCGCCGCGCAGATCCTGCAGCCGATCATCGTCGCGGCCCCGCAGTACGCACCGCATGTCGATGACATCGTCGACATGACGGCCCTGCTGAGTCTGTCGCTGGTCGTCGTCGACGACGCCGACCGCACCGATGCCGAATTGCGCACGTTCCTCGACCGCTGGCTGCGGCCCGCCCTCGAGGCCATGCCCGCCGCGGCGGCGTCGGCGCCCTCAGATGAGTGAGCCGACGTCGGCGGCGACGATGCGGTCCAGTGCGCGTTCGGCGACTGCGGCGATGGTCATCGACGGGTTGCACGCGGCGCACGTGCCGGGCATCAGCGCACCGTCGACGACGTAGAGCCCGCGCTGGCCGTGTACCCGACCTTCCAGGTCGCATACGGTGCCCATGGATGCGCCGCCGAGGGGATGCCAGGTCGACGGGAACACCGCGGTGGTGTCGATCAGGGTGGAGTCCGGCCCGGCGATGCGGTTCACCGCCGGGGTGATGTGGCGGGTTTGGAGCACCGAGTCCCCTTCGTGCGGCCACTGCAGGACCGCTTGGTCGGTGGCGCCGTCATAGGTGAAGTGCCCGCGCCCGGCGCTGACGCCGTAGGCGACCATCATCGTGGAGTGGGCGTCGACCGGGATCGGCGGGATGGACGCCTGGATCACGGTGAACGCGTGCTGCGGGTCGGACCAGTTGAGGCTGCCGTAGACGACCGGGCCTCCTTGTGCCGCACCGAAATCGGCGGTCGGGGCGTTCCATATGTAGATCCGGTCGGCGTTGGTACCCCAGCCGGTGCCGAGCGCGTCGGGGAGGTCGGTGATCGCCCCGATCGCCTGGGCGCGCACCAGCATTCGGGTGGTGTTCATCGAGCCGGCGGCGAGGAACAACGCCGGGGTGGACATGATCACGGTCTCGAGAACCCGGCCGGTCTCATCGGTCCGGTTCGCCGTCACGCGCCAGCGGCCGGTCGGTTCGCGGTGAATCTCGGTGACGTCGTGCAGGATTCGGGCGTCGAGGAGTCCGGTTTGTTCCGCCTGCGCCAGGTAGGTGACGTCGACGCTGTGTTTGCCGCCGTTGTTGACGCCGATCGCACCGTCGCCGTTGGTGTAGGAGGGGCGCATCTTCCCGGCGACCTCGGCCAATGCATAGTTCCAGTCGATCGGCATCGGGATCTTCTGCAGCGGCAGTCCGGCGCGCCGCACATGGGCGGCGAACTCGCGGACGACACGGTAATTGGGGGTGCGTATCAGCGCGTCGGGGGCCACCTGCGCACCGAGCATGCGTGCGACCCGCGGGTAGTAGGTGCCGTTCATCGACGGCCAGTCGAGGCCAGCGGGGAAGTGTGCGCTGAACACCTCTTCCGACGGTTGCAGGGTCATACCCTGATAGACCAGTGAGCCCCCGCCCCAGCCGGCGGCGACCATGGGTGTCATGTTCTGTCCGGCAATCGATTCGAACAGTCCCACATAGGGTTCCACCGACAGCGGACGGCCGAAGACCTGTGGTGTCGACTGGTGCCAGAGGATGCGCTTGTCGGGATGGGTCGCGCTCGGGAACGTCGTCGAGTTCGGTCCGGTCGGCCAGCGTCGTCCGCGTTCGAGGACGACCACCGGCACCCCGGCGCGGGTCAGCCGTAAGGCCGTGACTCCCCCACCGAATCCGGAGCCGATCACCACGACGCGGTGTTCCTCGCGAGTGGTCGGGACGCCTCGGGCCGGCGTCGCGAAGCCGCGGCCGACCCCTGCGGTGGAGGCGATCACCCCGGTGACCCCGGCACCGACGGCACCGGTGAGCACCTGACGGCGAGAGAATGTGCGCATGAAACCCCTGTCGGACAACAACGTCGAGTGTTGCGAGAAAACTAGACAGTAATTCCAGATTGTGTCAAGAACTTGTGTGTAAGCGGTGGTCAGCCGCCGACGACGAGCGAGATCTTGCGCAGCAACGCCGCGAGCGTCGCCCGTTCCCGCTCGGTCAATGCCGCCAGTGCGTCCTCGTCGTCACGCAGCCGGCGTGGCAACTCGGCGTCGACGAGCCTGCGGCCGGCGTCGGTGGGGCACAGCAGCACCACCCGACCGTCCCGCTCGGACTTCCTGCGCTCCAAGAGTCCACGCCGAGAAAGACTTTCGCTGATCTTGGTGATCGACGCGCCGCTGAGTGTCGTCGTCGAGACGACCTCGCTGGCACGCAGCGGCCGCCGGGCGCGCACCAGCGCACCGAGGACGTCGAACTCCGATCGACCGATCCCGTGCTCCTCGAGATTGCGGTCGAGTTGGGCGTTGGAGATCGCGGCGATGCGCTGAACCCGACCGAGTACGCCGATGGGCGCGACGTCGACGTCGGGAAAGGCCTGTGCCCACTCGTCGATGATCCGGTCGACCAGGTCGCGCGGACCCGCATCCCGGGCGGCGTCTGCGGCATCGGTCACGCGGCTCATCGTAGCCCCGCCCACATATTTCACTAGTAAAATAGTGATAAAGTAGTTCCATGTCCACGGCTTCCCCCTACCTCGACCTGCCCGCTCGTCCCTCTCGCCGGGCCGCACTGCGCCATGCGGTCAGCGTTCGGGCGTGGCGGGACGCGTTGTCGGTGGACACCAGCCGGATCGGCTACGCCGCTCCACTACGGGTGGGCATGGCCGTCGGAGTGGTCCTGGTGATCGGCGGACTGACCGGCCATCGGGACATCGCCGGCCTCGCCGCCCTCGGCACCTTGATCTCAGCGTTCTGCCGGCCCGATCCCTATCCGGTGCGCGCCGGCCGGCTGGGCGTGCTTGCCGTTGCGATCACCACGGCCGTCGGCATCGGCGCCGCGCTCGGCGCATTCTCCGCGCCGTTGGTGGTCGAGATCGGCGTCATCTCGGCCCTCGCCGGAGCCGCCGCCTATCTGGTGTCGGCACTGCACATCGTCGGCCCGGGAGGCATCATCTTCGTCTTCGCGGCGACCGGCGCGGCCGGCTTCGCGGGCGACCTCACCGATGTCGGCCGGGCTGTCGCGGCCACCGCCCTGGGCTCGGTGATCGGCATGTTCGCCGCGTCGGCACCCTGGCTGATCGCGATGTCGACTCGTCGGGGCCGCGCCGGGATCACCGAATCGGCCACACGGGAATCGCTGTGGACGCAGCTGTGCGGAGGTCACTCCTCGCACACCCGACGCCATCTGCTGATCTCGGCAGCACGCATCACGGTGGCCGCCGCGGCGGCAGCGGGCGTCGCCGCGGCAGCCGGGCTCGCGCACCCGATGTGGGCCGCGATGGGCGCAATGGCCGCCATGCAGGGCGTGAGCTATCACCACACGGTCAGTCGCGGGGTGGCCCGGCTACTCGGCAACATCGGCGGCGCGGCGATCGCCGCGGTGTTGCTCGCGCTGCCCCTCGGCTATTGGGGCGCGGTGGCGGCGATCGTGGTCCTGCAGACCTGCGCGGAGGTCTTCTCCACCGTCAACTATGCGATCTGTTCACTGGCGGTGACGCCGATGGCATTGCTGCTCACCGGCCTCGGCGCAGGCCTGTCACCGGAGATGGCGGTGGATCGAGTACTCGACACCGGCATCGGCATCGTCGTGGGAATCGTGGTCGCCGCGCTCGCCATCACCTCGCGTGACCTGCACACAACAGGAAACTGAACCGAGTTTTCACGTACGTCACATTGGCGCAACGATGCGGGTACCTGTCACTCATAGCTTCGTATCGCTCGTACAACGCCCCGGCCCGACCACGACACCCAGTCGACGATCCGGGGCACGAACCCAGGAGTACCCCATGAGTGGCAGCATGTCGCGCCGTCAGGCCATCGAGGCCGTGACCACCTACGAGATGGAGACCGATGGCTTCCCCGAGCCGTTGGCCGACACCTTCGGCCGCAACGTCTTCACCCTGTCGGTGATGAAATCGCGTCTCCCCAAGCACGTGTTCAAGGCCGTCTCGGCCACCATCGACAAGGGCGCGCCGCTGGACCCAACTCTCGCCGACTACGTCGCCTCGGCGATGAAGGACTGGGCGATCGAGAAGGGCGCCTCGCACTACGCCCACGTCTTCTACCCGCTCACCGGGTTCACCGCCGAGAAGCACGACTCGTTCCTCGAGCCCGACGGTTCCGACGGTTCGCTCGCCGAATTCCAGGGCAAGACGCTGCTGCAGGGCGAGCCGGATGCGTCGTCGTTCCCCAATGGCGGTCTGCGCGGCACCTTCGAGGCCCGCGGCTACACCGGGTGGGATGTCACCAGCCCCGCCTACATTCTCGAGAACCCCAACGGCAACACGCTGTGCATTCCCACGATCTTCATCTCGTGGACCGGTGAGGCCCTCGACAAGAAGACCCCGCTCCTGCGCAGCCAGCAGGCCATGAGCAAGCAGGCCATGCGACTGCTGAAGTTGTTCGGCCACAAGGACGTCGACACCGTCGTCTCGTATGCCGGAGCCGAGCAGGAGTACTTCCTGATCGACCGTCACTTCTACTTCGCCCGCCCCGATCTGATGACCGCCAACCGCACCCTGTTCGGCGCCAAGCCGTCCAAGGGCCAGGAGTTCGACGACCACTACTTCGGATCCATCCCGGATCGGGTGCTGGCGTTCATGATCGAGCTCGACCGCGAGTTGTTCAAGCAGGGCATCCCGGCCAAGACGCGGCACAACGAGGTTGCGCCCGGCCAGTTCGAGCTGGCGCCGGTGTTCGAGAAGTCCAACCTCGCCCATGACCACCAGCAACTGATGATGACCACGATGAAGAAGGTCGCCGAACGCTACGGCATGGTGTGCCTGATCCACGAAAAGCCCTTCGCCGGCGTCAACGGCTCGGGCAAGCACGTCAACTTCTCGCTGGGCAACAACAATCAGGGCAACCTGCTCAATCCGGGTGACACCCCGCATGAGAACGAGCAGTTCCTGGTGTTCTGCGCGGCCATCATCCGCGGTGTGCACAAGTACGGCGGCCTGCTGCGTTCGTCGGTCGCCTCGGCGTCCAACGACCACCGGCTCGGCGCCAACGAGGCACCGCCCGCGATCATCTCGATCTTCCTCGGCGAGCAGCTCGCCGACGTCTTCGACCAGATCGCCAAGGGCGGCGCCAAGGAGAGCAAGCAGACCGGCGTCCTCGAACTCGGCGTCGACACCCTGCCCCCGCTCAAGGCGGACGCGGGCGATCGCAACCGCACCAGCCCGTTCGCCTTCACCGGCAACCGTTTCGAGTTCCGTGCGCCCGGCTCCAACCAGTCGATCGCCGACCCGATGGTCGCCATCAACGCGATGCTCGCCGACTCACTGGACTACGTGTGCACCTTCCTGGAGACAGAGACCGCAGCGGGTACGAAGTTCGATGCGGCAGTGCAGAAGTTGCTCGAGGCGATCGTCACCGATCACGGCAAGGTCGTGTTCAACGGTGACGGTTACTCCGATGCCTGGCAGGAGGAGGCGGCCGCTCGCGGACTGCTGAACCTGCGGACCACCGTCGACGCGATGGCCCAGCTCGACGAGCCGGAGATCAAGGAGTTGATGTCCAAGTACGGCATCCTGTCCGAGCGGGAACTCAAGGCCCGCAAGGAGGTCGTGCTCGAGCAGTACGCGCTTGCGCTGCTGGTCGAGGCCAAGGAAACACTGGAGATCGCCAAGACGATGATCCTGCCGGCCGCGACCCGCTACATGGGCGAGTTGGCGTCCACCGCGGCGAGCCTGAAGGCCGCGGGCATCGACATGGAAACCCCAGCGTTGTTGACGATGACCACCTCGGTCAAGGCGCTCAACAAGAAGATGGACGCCCTCGAGGAGGCCATCGCCGGATTCCACGGCGACACCGTCGAAGCGGAATCGGAATACGCGCTCACCTCGCTGATCCCGCCGATGGCCGAGGTCCGGATCGCGTCGGACAAGCTCGAGACCATCGTCGCCGACGATCTGTGGCCGCTGCCCACCTACAACGAGATGCTCACGATCCTGTGATCGGCTCGTACTGAGCCACCTCGTATCGATCCACTCTGCAGCCCTCACGTGCCCGCCGGGATTCGTTCTCGGCGGGCACGTGTGTATTCACCGGTCGGGGCCGTAGATTCGAGGTATGGACGAGGCGCGGATCGGGCTGGGGCGGCTGGTGCTCGCCCTCGACGCGACGCTCGTGACGCTGGCGGAGGCACCGCGGGGTCTCGACGTGACCGTCGGATCGGTGGCGTTGCTCGATCCCGACGATCTACGTCTGCCGTTGGGTGCGGCCGCGCGCGGCGCCGACGTGTTCCTGATGGTCGGCGCATCCGAAGCCGATGTGGTGCAGTGGCTTCCGACGATCGCCGCCGCACCACCGACTGCGGTGATGCTCAAATCGCCCGGCTCGGGGGTGACCGCGACGCTCGCCGCAGCGGGGATAGCCGTCATCGACGTCGACCCGCACGCCCGGTGGGAGCGGATCTACCAGTTGTTGATTCGCGTCCTCGACACCGCGGCAGGTGTCGGGGACCCTGATGCATTGGCGTCCGGGGCGTGGGCGTCGGGGACCAGCGGCGACCTGTTCGAACTCGCCGCCGAGGTGGCCCGACGTACTCACGGCCTGGTTAGCATCGAGGATCAACGTTCACATGTGTTGGCCTACAGTCGCGCCGGTGACGAGGCCGACGAGCTGCGGCGATTGTCGATTCTCGGCCGCGAGGGGCCGCCGGAGATGTTGGCGTGGCTGCGTCAGTGGGGTGTGATGGACGCCCTGCGCACCTCGCACGGCGTCGTGCGGGTGGCCGCGCGCACCGACCTGGGTCTACGGCCGCGGATGGCTGCGCCCATCCGATCCGGTCCGGACTTCCTGGGAGTCGTCTGGCTGCAGCAGGGTGACTCGGAGTTCGCCACGGACGCCGAGACCATCCTTCGTGGGGCGGCTGCCGTTGCGGCACGGGTCATCTCACGACGTCGGGCGGCGGGGACCGGTCACGACGAGATCGTTCGGCGGCTCCTCGGCGCACACGGTGAGAGTATCGATGCGGGATATCTGGGGGCACAACTCGGCATCGCGTCCGACGCGTCGGTGATCGTCGTCGGCTTCGCCGGCCGCGAGCCGACCGACGGTGAGATGGCGGGTTCGGGCATCCCGGCGGGTGTCGTGTCGGCATTGACATTGCACGCCAGCGCTTTGCGGCCGCTGTCGGTGACCACCACGCTCGGGGCACGTGCCTACGTGGTGCTGCCGGGCGACGGGCCGGAGGCGAACGGCCCCGGGGTCGAGTCGGTACTGGCGTGGGCCCATTCGGCGGTCGAGGCCGCCGACCGGCAATTTCAGACATCGGTACGCGCCGTCGTCGCCGGACCGGCAGCAGGACTGTCCGAAGTCCCCGAGCTACGCCGACTTGCCGATCGGGTTCTCGATGCGGCACAACGGGAGTCCGACCTCATCGACCCGGTGACGACGGTGTCGGCATCCCAGACCGGGGTGCTGCTCGGCGAGATCGTCGCGCTGCTCTCGGCCAACCCCGACCTGATCGACAGACGCGTCGTCGAACTCGCCGACCGCGACACCGATTCCGGCGGCGATCTCACCGCGTCACTGCGCGCCTATCTCGATCATTTCGGCGACGTCCGCGCCGCATCCGAAGCACTCCACATCCACCCGAATACGTTGCGCTACCGCATCCGTCGCATTCGAGACCTCACCGACATGGACCTCGACGACCCCGCCACCCGACTGGTGGTGGCGCTGTCACTTCGCGCCCGGTAGACGTCGGACGCCTGCCTCCGATGGTCCAGGCGCTCACCCGCGCTGGTCGAGGACTTTCCCCCGATGGTCGAGGTGCCTTTTCATGGTGGTCGAGGTGCGACGAGCGCTAGCGAGGAGCCTCGAGATCCGGTGAGCCACAGCTGGTTCCACCCCACAGCAAAACCCCGTCACCGCGGGAAAGTAACAATCACCTGCCCCGTCCGCCGACTCCGCCACTCCACCCTCCGATCCAGAAGGAGCGTCGGCACCCACTCGGCAAGATGCTTGCGTTGGTGATCAGCCCGACACAGCGGGATCAGATCACCGAGCACCGTCCAGCCACCGGCCTCGGGGTCGGCATGGTTGAACGGTCGCCAATGGTCGAGGTCGCACAGGTGCGACGGCATCCCGCAGTACGGGTATCGGCACCACGCATCGTTCGCCAACACCTCAGCGCGCAACTTCGCGCTGGGTGCATAGGTCAATGCCCCAGGTGGTGGCACGGTGTGACCGCCGTGTCCGGTCGGATCCGCCGGTGGGGCTTGGGGTCGGTCGGAGATCTGCGGGATCAATGGTCCAGCCGCACGTACGGATTCGGGGTAGTGGATGGTCTTCGCTATCTCGGCGAGGGTGATGGCGTAGTCGGGGTCGATGGGTCCGTATCCCTGCAACCGGGGCACCAGTACACCGTCGGGGTCAGTGACCACCGTCAACACGGGTGCCCCGGGTACGACCAGGGCCCGCCCGAACGCCACCGGCACCTCATCCGGGGTGGGCTCATCCATGGGGTCGGGGATCTGGGGTTCGACGACCGGCTCCACCGACTCGACGTCGGGCGCATCGGCATCGATAGGTTCCGGTAGCAAGTCGTCCCACGCTGCCGCGTCCGCAGCGTCGGCGGGTGTTTCCGCCGACTCGTCGCGGGCAGCACCGCCTTTCGCGCAGGTCTCCAAGCCGCATGCGCAGTCGAGGTGCGCTCCGGGCACGCCGGTGATCTCACCGAGGGCGATCACCCGCAGCGACCCCACGCGACGCGGGTCCTTGCGGCAGGTCCGTTCATCGACCAGCGCGTTGATCTGGGTGGTGAGGAACACCCCGTAATGGGCGGGCACAACCGCATCCAAGGTGGAGTGCCCCGCGACATCGGGGGTGATGGTGACGTTTCCCACCAGATCGGTGATGGTGTCGCGGTCCTCGATCACACTGTCGGGGTTCATCGAAATCAACGCGGCATCGAGTTGCTGGGACAGCACCGGGTCGGTCGTTGCCCGGGACCCGTAGTCCAAGACGATCTCCTCGAACGACATCCCGGACTCGTCATCGTCGGTGTCGGTGTCGCTGTCGGTGGTGTCGATATCCCCGCCACGCTGCGCGGCGCGCGCCATGATCGACACCCGATTCGTCGACAGTTCCCCATTCAAATAGGCGGCACGGATCAGCGGGAACTTCTCCAACAGATCCGCCAACGCCACCCAACTCCCGGCCTTGCTACGGGAGACCTTGAACTGCAACGACACCTCGGCCCGGCCGAGTCTCTCGGCATGCTCGACCACCGAACCCCACACACCGGCCTCAGGCCGACCGGCCAGATGCTCACGAAACACCCTCTCCGCCAACGCGGCAGCAGCCAGCACCGTCCGGGCCTCGTACTTACGCGATTGACGCAACAACTCAGGGCCGGTCTCGGTGAGCTCATCCCGCGACATCGATGCGATCGCGGAAGCATCGGCATCCGGATCGGTGAACGTCAACGTCGTCGACACCAGAAACCTCCCTCCCGCGATCGGACTTGATGAGAACAAGCGTACGAAGGGGTACCGACAAAACCGGCCCGACGAACGCGCGGCTCCAGAAATCTGTGGACAACTATCTTTCCACTCGTCGAGTGGGCGTCGATGTGGTTGCGATACTTGTCATCTCACCGGGTCTCGAGGCTCGCCGCACGCGGCTCACACCTCGACCACCGGGGGAAGCGGCAAGCATCGGTCAGGAAACGCTCCGTCGTTCTACTCCGGGGCTTTCCATCCGATGGTCGAGGTGCCGAGGAGCGATAGCGACGAGCCTCGAGCCCCCGCTCGCCGACAGGCGTCCGCACCAACCGCCGAGCTGGAACCAGCGTCGCTGCAAGCGGTCTCGAGGCTCGCCGCACGCGGCTCGCACCTCGACCATCGGGGGGGGGGAGGGCGACAATCGGTCAGAAAACGCGCCGTCGTTCTACTCCGGACTCTTCCATCCGATGGACGAGGCCTCGAGACCCCGCTCGCCGACAGGTCCGCACCACCCGCCGAACCGAACCAGCACCGGCACAAGCGGTCTCGAGGCTCGCCGCACGCGGCTCGCACCTCGACCATCGAGGGGAGGGGCGAGCGTCGGGTGATAGAAGCGCTGGACGAACGGGGGAAGGGGCAAGCGTCGGTCAGGAAATGCGCCGTCGTTCTACCCCGGGCCCTTTCCATCCGATGGTCGAGGTGCCGAGGAGCGCCAGCGACGAGCCTCGAGACCCCTCTCGCTGATCAGGTTTCCGCGCCACCGGAGGAAAGCGCGGCGTGCTACTCCCGTAGGACGGCTTCGAAGGCGATGCGGTCGCCGCGGTAGAGGGAACGGACCTTTTCGATCGGGCGGCCGTCGGGGTCGAGAGATCGTCTGTGCAACAGGATCATCGGCATGGATGTCGTCGTTTCGAGGAGCGCCGCCTCGCGCGGAGAGGCGAGCGCCGTCTCGATCCGCTCGTGGGCGGATGCGAACTCGACCCCGGTCGCACGGACTGCCGCATAGAGAGAGGTGGCGGGGTCGAAGGTGGTCAAGAAGTCGCTGAAGCGATCGACGG
Encoded proteins:
- a CDS encoding TetR family transcriptional regulator encodes the protein MRSRGKIIDATLGLIAAEGFAGASIAAVAASAGVSRQTVYSIFGSREDLVSQALSELAITAMGAIHARLEGITDLTDYLVEFIVAGRSMAAADPALSMLMTSQESHPFFDSGAMSRTREVAAQILQPIIVAAPQYAPHVDDIVDMTALLSLSLVVVDDADRTDAELRTFLDRWLRPALEAMPAAAASAPSDE
- a CDS encoding GMC oxidoreductase, producing the protein MRTFSRRQVLTGAVGAGVTGVIASTAGVGRGFATPARGVPTTREEHRVVVIGSGFGGGVTALRLTRAGVPVVVLERGRRWPTGPNSTTFPSATHPDKRILWHQSTPQVFGRPLSVEPYVGLFESIAGQNMTPMVAAGWGGGSLVYQGMTLQPSEEVFSAHFPAGLDWPSMNGTYYPRVARMLGAQVAPDALIRTPNYRVVREFAAHVRRAGLPLQKIPMPIDWNYALAEVAGKMRPSYTNGDGAIGVNNGGKHSVDVTYLAQAEQTGLLDARILHDVTEIHREPTGRWRVTANRTDETGRVLETVIMSTPALFLAAGSMNTTRMLVRAQAIGAITDLPDALGTGWGTNADRIYIWNAPTADFGAAQGGPVVYGSLNWSDPQHAFTVIQASIPPIPVDAHSTMMVAYGVSAGRGHFTYDGATDQAVLQWPHEGDSVLQTRHITPAVNRIAGPDSTLIDTTAVFPSTWHPLGGASMGTVCDLEGRVHGQRGLYVVDGALMPGTCAACNPSMTIAAVAERALDRIVAADVGSLI
- a CDS encoding MarR family winged helix-turn-helix transcriptional regulator produces the protein MSRVTDAADAARDAGPRDLVDRIIDEWAQAFPDVDVAPIGVLGRVQRIAAISNAQLDRNLEEHGIGRSEFDVLGALVRARRPLRASEVVSTTTLSGASITKISESLSRRGLLERRKSERDGRVVLLCPTDAGRRLVDAELPRRLRDDEDALAALTERERATLAALLRKISLVVGG
- a CDS encoding SDR family NAD(P)-dependent oxidoreductase yields the protein MVDVAAALFDLAQRRSLLPGAVENVVSGPGRDVSGLTVLVTGASAGIGREAVRALTARGAHLVAVARRSDELRLLASETGCDHIVADLSDEAGVAALLDELGDARIDVLVNNAGRSIRRSILDSTERLHDYQRTMSLNYFAAVQLSLGLLPGMVERGSGQIVNICTWGLMAGTFPRFSAYAASKNALGIFGRSLNAERPHPGVCATNVYYPLVRTEMIAPTAEYDDLHALDVTEAANWIVRAITHQPEEVAPAALRAVLPVLDYLSPAVADRAMRALT
- a CDS encoding NAD(P)/FAD-dependent oxidoreductase, with amino-acid sequence MAHSQPTDAAHSTAAASSAETGRHRVVIIGSGFGGLAAARRLAHADVDVTVIARTTHHLFQPLLYQVATGLISQGQIAPPIRVILRNQRNARVVLGDVESIDLQQRRVTSRLLDRELITGYDSLIVAAGAGQSYFGNDHFAEFAPGLKTIDDALELRGRILGAFEQAELSTDPDERARLLTFVVVGAGATGVEMAGQIAEMAAKTLRGAFDSIDPTQARVILLDAAPSVLPPFGRKLGGRAEKRLRSLGVDVQLGSMVVDMDYDGLVVKDPDGTTRRIESQCKVWSAGVAASPLGRHLAERSGAETDRAGRVRVQPDLSLPGHAEVFIVGDMMALDGVPGQAPAANQSARYAADTITARLNGSLRARKPFSYWDKGSMATVSRYSAVASVPIPGTSRHIEFSGYLAWLGWLFLHLIYLVGFRNRFTTLIDWLFAFTSRSRNQLAVTEQQVFARTVIDRLEEIEERGAA
- a CDS encoding FUSC family protein, producing the protein MSTASPYLDLPARPSRRAALRHAVSVRAWRDALSVDTSRIGYAAPLRVGMAVGVVLVIGGLTGHRDIAGLAALGTLISAFCRPDPYPVRAGRLGVLAVAITTAVGIGAALGAFSAPLVVEIGVISALAGAAAYLVSALHIVGPGGIIFVFAATGAAGFAGDLTDVGRAVAATALGSVIGMFAASAPWLIAMSTRRGRAGITESATRESLWTQLCGGHSSHTRRHLLISAARITVAAAAAAGVAAAAGLAHPMWAAMGAMAAMQGVSYHHTVSRGVARLLGNIGGAAIAAVLLALPLGYWGAVAAIVVLQTCAEVFSTVNYAICSLAVTPMALLLTGLGAGLSPEMAVDRVLDTGIGIVVGIVVAALAITSRDLHTTGN
- a CDS encoding SRPBCC family protein, which produces MSVVRHSSTIEVARDRVFAYINDYENVPEYMFGIHKFTPRTDQTSGKGSVFDVAIKAGPKTLKSTIETIEWVENELIVLKAIEGFQANTTWRFADLADGGTTVDAEFEYILPGGLAGKALGAIMDPFAAQAIKHTDAKLRSALAG